A DNA window from Tachysurus fulvidraco isolate hzauxx_2018 chromosome 4, HZAU_PFXX_2.0, whole genome shotgun sequence contains the following coding sequences:
- the LOC113662852 gene encoding zinc finger protein 239-like, translating into MSPSGSHDTKLSQKWIGAKNGKERNHLCSMCGKSFTRKSTLNVHKLIHTGEKPYQCTECGKSFIQLAAFKGHQWVHTGEKPHPCTECGKSFSKLNHLKVHQRIHTGEKPYQCPECGISFTQQVNLKSHQRIHTGEKPYQCKECGKSFTHHSSFKAHQHIHTGEKPYQCPDCGSSFSHNSAFIKHQRVHTGEKPYQCIECGKSFAQQGTVKIHQRIHTGEKPYQCIECGKSFTQQGTVKIHQRIHTGEKPYWCSECGRGFSEPGSLRVHQRIHTGEKPYQCQECGISFTHNSAFKNHQRIHTGEKPYQCNECGKSFTEISAFKTHQRIHTGEKPYQCTECGKSFSQLNTLKVHQRIHTGEKPYWCSECGRVFSRNYALQRHQLTHARKKI; encoded by the coding sequence ATGTCACCGTCTGGTTCTCATGACACTAAACTCAGTCAAAAATGGATTGGTGCAAAAAATGGCAAGGAGAGAAATCACCTCTGCTCAATGTGTGGGAAAAGTTTCACACGGAAAAGTACTCTCAATGTACACAAACTGATTCACACTGGAGAAAAACCTTATCAGTGcacagagtgtgggaagagttttatacAACTAGCTGCTTTTAAAGGCCACCAGTGggttcacacaggagagaagccacaCCCGTGTacagagtgtgggaagagtttttcAAAGCTGAATCATCTCAAAGTCCatcagcgcattcacacaggagagaagccgtatcagtgCCCAGAGTgcgggattagttttacacaACAAGTGAATTTAAAATcccaccagcgcattcacacaggagagaagccgtatcagtgCAAAGaatgtgggaagagttttacacaTCATAGCTCTTTTAAAGCCCACCAgcacattcacacaggagagaagccgtatcagtgCCCAGATTGCGGGAGTAGTTTTTCACATAATAGTGCTTTTATAAAACATCAGCGcgttcacacaggagagaagccgtatcagtgcatcgagtgtgggaagagttttgcACAACAAGGGACTGTTAAAAtccaccagcgcattcacacaggagagaagccgtatcagtgcatcgagtgtgggaagagttttacacaaCAAGGGACTGTTAAAAtccaccagcgcattcacacaggagagaagccgtattgGTGCTCAGAGTGTGGGAGGGGTTTTTCTGAACCGGGAAGTCTCAGAGTCCatcagcgcattcacacaggagagaagccgtatcagtgCCAAGAGTgcgggattagttttacacataatagtgcttttaaaaatcaccagcgcattcacacaggagagaagccgtatcagtgcaacgagtgtgggaagagttttacagaAATTAGTGCTTTTAAAAcccaccagcgcattcacacaggagagaagccgtatcagtgcacggagtgtgggaagagtttttcACAGCTGAATACTCTCAAAGTACatcagcgcattcacacaggagagaagccgtattgGTGCTCAGAATGTGGGAGGGTTTTTTCTCGAAATTATGCTCTTCAAAGGCATCAACTCACTCATGCAAGGAAAAAAATTTGA